The genomic stretch GTAAGCCCGCGCACCTTGCATACGCGGAAAAAGCCCTCAATCTTTTCGTTGACCCCGCCGATGGGCTGAATCTCGCCCTTCTGATTCACCGACCCAGTCACCGCAATGTCCTGCCGCAAAGGAAGATCTGCCAGGCTGGAGAGCAGGGCATAGATCTCGGTGGACGACGCACTGTCGCCGTCTACGCCGCTGTAGTTCTGCTCAAAGCAGATGCTGGCGCTCATGCTTAGTGGCTTGTCCTGGGCGAACTTGCCGCGCAGGTAGCCGGCAAGGATGAGTACCCCTTTGTTGTGGGTCGGGCCGCTCATCTCCGCCTCGCGCTCGATGTTGATGATGCCTGCCCGCCCCATGGCCGTTTGCGCCGTGATACGGCATGGGTGGGCAAAAGCATAGTCCCCAAGGTCGATGATAGACAAGCCGTTCACCTGGCCCACTTTGCTCCCTTCAGTGTCGATAATGAGCGTGCCCTCGGCAATCATCTCGCGGATTTTGTCCTCGATCAGGCTCACGCGCTCGATCTTCTCCTCCAGGGCCTTATCCACATGCTTTGCGGTCACGACCTTCGCTTTGTCCTGAGTTGCCCAGTAGTGGGCCTCGCGCACCAGATCGGCGATGTAATTGAAACGGGTAGAGAGCTTGGTCTGCCGCCCTGCTAAGCGCACCCCGTACTCCACCACTGCCGCCACCGCCTCGCGGTCAAAGTGGAGGAGCTTCTCCTCCTCACAGATCTTGCGGATGAACGAGGCGTACTGCAGAACGTTCGGCTCGCCGCGCGGCATGACGCTGTCAAAGTCTGCCTTGACCTTGAAGATTTTCTTAAAGTCGTCGTCTTGATAGTACAGCACTTGGTAAATCCACGGGTCGCCGATCATGATGACTTTGACGTCAGTGGCAATCGGCTCCGGTTTCAGCGCGGAGGTGGTGAACATGAAGAACGGGTCAAAGCTCTGAATCTCCACCTGCCGATTGCGCAGGGTGCGCTTCAGCGCCTGCCACACCCCTGGCTCCACGAGCGCGTCCAGGGCGTTGATGACCAAGAAGCCACCATTGGCACGGAGGAAAGAACCGGCTTTGATCTTGGTGAAATCGGCGCGCCACATGCCGCGGCTATCCATCACGCGTTCGATGGTGCCAAACAGATTTTTGTAGGTGGGTGTACTTTCGAAGATGACTGGCGCGCCCTTGGTGTCGGCATTGTCCACAATGAGGTTCACCTGGTAGTCCAAGAAGGGATCAGCCTCCGGCGGTCCGCCTTCTCTGCTTCCCTCGCCTTCTGCCCTGCCGCGGAACAGGTCCAGACGTTCGAGGATACTCTCTTGGACGTCGTCCAGGTAGCGCTGGACTTTCTCATCCCGGTATTTTTCTTTCAAATCGGCGATAAGAGGCCCGACCAGCTCGCGCGCAAACTGGGTGTCCAGCTCGCTGAGCTTCTGGCGTAGGGTTGCCTGCGTCTTGCGCAACTCTTTGAGCACCCCGGGCAGCTCTTTCAGTAGCTCTGGGTATTTTTCCTTGAGGCGTGCTGCCGTTTCGGCAGGGAGTCGTTGTTGGCTCACAAGGGCATCCAGCTGTTCCATGGGCACTGGGGAGCCTTCGATGATCGGGACCAGATCCGGTTTGGTCATGGGGCCCACCTGCACTTGGATGACGGCGAACCCCTCTTTGCTCACGCGCTCTTCAAATGCCGCCACCACCTTCCGCTCTTGCTCACTGTAAGTGTCCACAAGACGTTGCCGACGCTGCGCGTATTGGTCGCTTTCGAAGAGCTGCGGAATCTGGCGGCGCAGGGCAGCGACGGCGTCGGCCATGTCTTTGCGAAAAGCCCTCCCTCTTCCCGCCGGGAGGCTAATGGCCAGAGGAGAATCTGGGTTCTTAAAGTTGTTCACGTACAGCTTGTCGTCCGGAATCCGCTCGCCGCGCCGTCCGGCAAGCAAGTGGCGCACCGTAGTGGTTCGACCTGTGCCAGCCTGACCGGTGACGAAGATATTGTAGCCGACGCTGTTGATCTCAAGACCCATGCGCAGGGCCCGGACAGCCCTGTCTTGGCCCAAGATCTTCTCCGCCATGCTCACCTCCGCCGTAGAGGCAAACGGCAGGCTTGCCGGGTCGCATCGCCAGCGGAGGCGCTCGGCCGGCACTTCCTCAAAAACTGGCTTTGTCATCGGTTACTCCGTTAGCTCCATCTCTTATGAAAGAAACAAAGCCTTCTGGGGGCCTAGTTTAACGCAAGTCCGTGGATCGTCAAATGCCTGGGAAAATGAGACCGACCTATTGCACCCTTACCATCGCGGCAAATACGACTTTGATCCTTTGTTCCTTGATCTTCCAGCCCTCGGGCACTTCGGCGAACACATTGCGCCCGGTGTAGCTGCTTAAGCCGAAATCGACTGACAGATCGAAGCTCACCAATGACGACTGGACGCCAAGTCCACCGCACAGAGCAATGCCCGATATCGGGTCGCCCCAATGCTCAGGTTCTTGCGCAGCGAACTGGTATTCGGCGCGGGGGTCAGTGTGGAAGCCAAGGCGCACGGGCAGAAGCCACTCGCGGATGGGAAAGAGGTACTCAAACCCCACGTGCACGCTGTGAGCGTCTGGAAGACGCAGGCGGGGCACCCAGCCGACCGTATCGAACGCGGCCTCGGACCAGGGGGCCCAGCGGAAATCCAGCGCGATGCACATTCGCCCCCACGGTCGGAAGGAAGTGCCCAGGGCAAAAAACAACGGGACCTTAAGGTTCAAATCATTGAGTACACTGTCACGTGCCGAGGCCGTGAAGCTGGGGTGCACAAAGGTCAGAGTATGAGGGAGCGATAGCTTGAGCCCCAAATCCAGCGACTTCCCGACTCTTGCTGTGGAGCCAATCTCCAAAGCCAGGCCAGAGAACTTGTTTTCCTGCCGCCACGACTTCTGCACTGTTTCCACGCCTTCGGTGGCGGTGCGTTCCGTCCATTCCACCTTCTGGCGTCCTGAGAGAAAATGGACGGTCAGTCCGACGGAGGTGCGGGTATTCAGCTCTGCGCCCACGGCGGCAGTGAGGGCATACAAGCCGCCATTAAGGGTCTGCTCAATGTCTCTGTAGTTCCTGATGGGGTATTCGCGGCCCACGATCCAGCGGAAGAGGGTCGAGCGGCCCAGGTCCAGGATGTTCGTGACCGCCAACGCCCCAATGACGCGTCGGCCGGAGGCGCTCAGAGGAAAGACCACACCGACGAACTCGGGCGTCAGATCCGAGCCCAGCGAGCTTTCCAGGGATACATCCTGTGGCAGCGGGCTGCGTGGTTGGGCCGAGAAGGAGCCAAAGGTGAAACGACCCGCCACGAGCGCTTGGGAGCCGGCGATCCGCGTAAGAGCCGCCGGGTTGACGGCAGCGGCCATCCCATCGTTGACCGCCGCCACGCCAGCGCTCCCCATGGCGGTGGCCCGTGCTCCGCTCCCCACGAGCGTGGGCGCAAAGTACCCGATATCAAAAGACTGCGCCGCGCACAGCTCCACCAACAACCCCATCGTGACAGGGCCCCATACGATATGTCGTCCAAGAAAACCCATGATTCCTTTGTCCGTGTTCTCTACGTGGTCAGCCCCTCACAGGCAGGGACAAGAGGCTATGCCTCACGAAACCGCACACAGGCGCCTATTCTGAAGCAAAGCTCATTACCGAATAGACTCTGTGCGGCTCGAGCTTTTGTCTTCCGTTGAGAAAAGAAAGCTCGATGAGGAACGAGACTCCCACGACGATGCCACCCAATCGCTCCACTAACCGTACCGCCGCTGCGGTTGTTCCCCCTGTGGCCAAGAGATCGTCGATGACCAGCACCCTCTGCCCGCGTGTGATCGCGTCCTTGTGCACCTCGATGGCGTCTGTTCCGTACTCGAGGGCGTACTCTTCGCGCACCACCTCCGCCGGGAGCTTGCCCGGCTTGCGTGCCGGGATGATGCCGACGCCCAGCTTGTAGGCTGCGGCGGCGGCAAAGATGAAGCCGCGCGCTTCCACTCCCAGGACGGCATCAATGGGTTCGTTGGCAAAAGGTGCAAGCATCGCATCCACTGCTTCGCGAAAGGCGTCCCCATGCTTGATCAAGGTGGTGATGTCCTTGAAACCTATCCCCTTTTTTGGAAAGTCCGGTACGGTGCGAATAAGCTCCGCAAGCGCCGCCATCTAAGTCTCCCTTCCAGTTTCGGAACCTTGTTCCTCCTCACACCCAGCCTCGTTGATTGCGTACTTGTGCTTGAGACGTGGCTTTTCCCCGCTTGTGCGAACGGCCACTGGGCTGGTCAATGGGACGAAATCAAACCTCTGGCCCCGCTGTGGTACTGCCAGAACTTTGTCCCCGCTGCATTGTGGGTCGCAGGCGACAAAAAGGGGCTATGCCGTCCATGCCTCAGAAGGCTATCTCGAAGTATGTAAACTCGCCGGTGTACTCCTCCCATTTGACCTGGACATCGCGGACACTGGAGAAGCGCGGCCCGACGGTGAGGGCTTTGATATATTCCTCGACCATACCGCGCTCCCCCTCCACTTCGCTCAGCACCGACCCGTCCCACTGGTTACGCACGTAGCCCACCAGGCCCAGGGCCTTGGCTTGCCGGTAAGCGTAATGGCGAAACCCCACGCCCTGCACCATGCCACGTACCACAATGACTGCCCGGACCTTCATCGTCTCTCTTGCCTCGAGACTGCGAGGGAAAAGGCTTTTTCCACTGCTTCGGCCGGGGTGCGCACCTGGTGCACCTGCGGGTCGATGGACCAGGTCTGCAGACCCACCACCGGCACGCCCAGCTTTAGGCAGAAAGCAATCTCCGACAATGTGCCGTAGCTGCCGTCAATGGCGATGGCAGCGTGTGCGGACTTGACAATGACCACGTTGCGCGCGTCGCCCAGGCCGGTAGCAAGGGCGATCTGCACGTAGGGGTTCGCGTCTGCTGGATCGTCTCCAGGCAGTATGCCTACGGTCACGCCACCCTCTTCTGCAGCGCCCCTGCAAGCTTCCTCCATGACTCCGGAGCGCCCGCCGCAGATGAGCACCCCGCCGCGTTGGGCGATGAGCCTCCCGACCTCATAGGCAAGCTGGCCGACCTCATGGCTGCACACCGCGCCGCCAAGCACGGCGATGGTGGGCTTTCGTGCGACGAAGCGCCTCATGGATAGATCCGGTACATCGTCCTGGGGAAGGGGATGGTCTCCCGGATGTGCGCCAAGCCACACACCCATGCCACCGTCCGTTCGATGCCGATCCCAAAGCCAGAATGGGGCACGCTCCCGTAACGGCGGAGGTCAAGGTACCACTCATACGGCTCCATGGGCAGGTTGTGCGCCTTGATTTTTTGCTCAAGGGTAGCAAGGTCGTCCTCGCGCTGTCCTCCGCCGATGATCTCGCCGTAGCCCTCCGGTGCTAAGACATCGACGCACAGCACCCTGCCGGGATGCTCGGGATCGTCCTTCATGTAGAATGCCTTGACCGCTGCCGGGTAGCGATGCACCATGACCGGGCGGTCAAACTGCTGGGAAAGGACCGTCTCGTCGGTGCCGCCGAGATCGTCACCCCGTCGGAAACCGGTGCCCGCCTTTTCTAACAGGTCAGCCGCCTGGTCGTAGCTGATGCGCGGAAAGGGTGGAGAAACCCGCTCTAGAGGGGTCACATCGCGTTCCAGCACCGCCAATTCTTCCCGGCGGTGGGACAAGACCGACTGCACGATGTGCACGATCAGCCCCTCGGCCAACTCCATGATATCGTTGAGGTCCGCGTAGGCCACTTCCGGTTCCAACATCCAGAATTCGGTGAGGTGTCGGCGGGTCTTGGATTTTTCCGCCCGAAATGTGGGGCCGAAACAGTACACCTTGCCGAAGGCCATGGCTCCGGCCTCCACGTACAGCTGTCCGCTTTGCGTCAGGTAGGCTTTCCCGCCGAAGTAGTCTGTTTCAAAAAGGGTAGTTGTCCCCTCCACCGAAGCAGGGGTGAAGATGGGTGCGTCCAGGAGCACAAAGCCTCGGTCGTCGAAGAACTGGCGGGCGGCTCGGATTATCTCGTGTCGCA from candidate division KSB1 bacterium encodes the following:
- a CDS encoding adenine phosphoribosyltransferase; this translates as MAALAELIRTVPDFPKKGIGFKDITTLIKHGDAFREAVDAMLAPFANEPIDAVLGVEARGFIFAAAAAYKLGVGIIPARKPGKLPAEVVREEYALEYGTDAIEVHKDAITRGQRVLVIDDLLATGGTTAAAVRLVERLGGIVVGVSFLIELSFLNGRQKLEPHRVYSVMSFASE
- a CDS encoding TIGR00725 family protein; amino-acid sequence: MRRFVARKPTIAVLGGAVCSHEVGQLAYEVGRLIAQRGGVLICGGRSGVMEEACRGAAEEGGVTVGILPGDDPADANPYVQIALATGLGDARNVVIVKSAHAAIAIDGSYGTLSEIAFCLKLGVPVVGLQTWSIDPQVHQVRTPAEAVEKAFSLAVSRQERR
- a CDS encoding AAA family ATPase codes for the protein MTKPVFEEVPAERLRWRCDPASLPFASTAEVSMAEKILGQDRAVRALRMGLEINSVGYNIFVTGQAGTGRTTTVRHLLAGRRGERIPDDKLYVNNFKNPDSPLAISLPAGRGRAFRKDMADAVAALRRQIPQLFESDQYAQRRQRLVDTYSEQERKVVAAFEERVSKEGFAVIQVQVGPMTKPDLVPIIEGSPVPMEQLDALVSQQRLPAETAARLKEKYPELLKELPGVLKELRKTQATLRQKLSELDTQFARELVGPLIADLKEKYRDEKVQRYLDDVQESILERLDLFRGRAEGEGSREGGPPEADPFLDYQVNLIVDNADTKGAPVIFESTPTYKNLFGTIERVMDSRGMWRADFTKIKAGSFLRANGGFLVINALDALVEPGVWQALKRTLRNRQVEIQSFDPFFMFTTSALKPEPIATDVKVIMIGDPWIYQVLYYQDDDFKKIFKVKADFDSVMPRGEPNVLQYASFIRKICEEEKLLHFDREAVAAVVEYGVRLAGRQTKLSTRFNYIADLVREAHYWATQDKAKVVTAKHVDKALEEKIERVSLIEDKIREMIAEGTLIIDTEGSKVGQVNGLSIIDLGDYAFAHPCRITAQTAMGRAGIINIEREAEMSGPTHNKGVLILAGYLRGKFAQDKPLSMSASICFEQNYSGVDGDSASSTEIYALLSSLADLPLRQDIAVTGSVNQKGEIQPIGGVNEKIEGFFRVCKVRGLT
- the asnS gene encoding asparagine--tRNA ligase, translating into MAQRVYISDVAQYVGQTVEVWGWLYNMRSSGKLRFLLVRDGTGIIQSVFSRADVPEHVFEATEKLTQESSLKVRGQVREDRRAPGGYELLAEDMQIVHIAQDYPITPKEHGTTFLMDHRHLWLRSRKQHAILRVRHEIIRAARQFFDDRGFVLLDAPIFTPASVEGTTTLFETDYFGGKAYLTQSGQLYVEAGAMAFGKVYCFGPTFRAEKSKTRRHLTEFWMLEPEVAYADLNDIMELAEGLIVHIVQSVLSHRREELAVLERDVTPLERVSPPFPRISYDQAADLLEKAGTGFRRGDDLGGTDETVLSQQFDRPVMVHRYPAAVKAFYMKDDPEHPGRVLCVDVLAPEGYGEIIGGGQREDDLATLEQKIKAHNLPMEPYEWYLDLRRYGSVPHSGFGIGIERTVAWVCGLAHIRETIPFPRTMYRIYP
- a CDS encoding acylphosphatase — encoded protein: MKVRAVIVVRGMVQGVGFRHYAYRQAKALGLVGYVRNQWDGSVLSEVEGERGMVEEYIKALTVGPRFSSVRDVQVKWEEYTGEFTYFEIAF